A stretch of Vairimorpha necatrix chromosome 2, complete sequence DNA encodes these proteins:
- a CDS encoding putative SP-containing protein, with amino-acid sequence MYILLNFTLILLVKSISTYERNLISCIITDDKNREENLRNYLEMCRPLNTFNVYLTSFKRSIFEKQLNQEIVIECENIITEMIKLYEKYKSVWEDEVKIINGCKSNMKDDLNKFNQKMEFIIETYGVQMNKLEDIFTKNFQFLRENAICVNESFINTSNNVRL; translated from the coding sequence atgtatattttattaaattttacattaatattattagtgAAAAGTATTAGCACTTATGAGAGGAATTTAATATCCTGTATAATTACTGATGATAAAAATCGCgaagaaaatttaagaaaCTATTTAGAAATGTGTAGGCCGCTAAACACATTCAATGTATATTTAACAAGTTTTAAGCGATcgatttttgaaaaacaaCTCAATCAGGAAATAGTAATAGAATGTGAAAACATTATAACAGAAATGATTAAATtgtatgaaaaatataagtcAGTATGGGAAGAtgaagtaaaaataattaatggATGCAAAAGTAATATGAAAGATGatctaaataaatttaatcaaaAGATGGAGTTTATTATTGAAACATACGGTGTACAAATGAATAAATTGGAAGAtatatttactaaaaaCTTCCAATTTTTGAGAGAAAACGCAATATGCGTAAATGAAAGCTTTATAAATACAAGCAACAACGTTAGATTATAG
- a CDS encoding putative SP-containing protein codes for MNILFVLNIYAQLVKCDNSSEIHDLSIFIDDEEDSFENLRIYLGRIHNIFIYNLYFSMMKYSEIFENTKEVVDKCRDIIQQISFTYEKLLKKCSNELKCYNSKEKMSVKEKTFFDVKHEQKSFYEKIETFFEPHKLEIREMEIDFLDYINSKTEIKNV; via the coding sequence atgaatattttatttgtcttaaatatttatgcaCAGCTCGTTAAATGTGATAACTCTTCGGAAATACACgatttatcaatttttattgatgatGAAGAAGACagttttgaaaatttaagaatttatttaggAAGAATACATAACATTTTTATCTACAAcctatatttttcaatgaTGAAATATTctgaaatttttgaaaacacAAAAGAGGTAGTAGATAAATGTCGGGATATTATACAACAGATTTCTTTTACATATGAGAAACTACTGAAAAAATGTTCTAATGAGCTCAAGTGTTATAATTCAAAAGAAAAGATGTctgttaaagaaaaaacattCTTTGATGTTAAACATGAGCAGAAAtcattttatgaaaaaattgaaactttttttgaaccacataaattagaaataagaGAGATGGAGATTGATTTTCTTGACTACATTAATTCTAAAacagaaattaaaaatgtctAA